A single window of Chloracidobacterium sp. DNA harbors:
- the purH gene encoding bifunctional phosphoribosylaminoimidazolecarboxamide formyltransferase/IMP cyclohydrolase — protein MSELRKIKRALLSVSDKQGLADFAASLARHGVEIVSTGGTAKTLRDSGLKVIDVSEVTGFPEMMDGRVKTLHPKMHGAFLALRDNAGHVASMNEHGIEPIDMVVVNLYPFEETIADDGVDLEVAVENIDIGGPAMIRSASKNWRDVAVVTDVRLYDEIIGEMDANEGSISLETRSRLAALAFTRTASYDLAISSYLARQLSNEDLELLEPLNPLGGLMFIEADDEESEAPASVSGQTSDNSGMPEFQIIELAKVADLRYGENPHQRAALYDDGTGGGIAGAEQLHGKEMSFNNYVDAEAAWNLVADLDTRGVAIIKHTNPSGVGIGNANIDAYRRALATDPVSAFGGIVAFNRKVDAEVARSVIEVFSEVIVAPDYDPDALELFKSKKNLRVLRVHDCNGVRREYGSTLEYKQLGGGFLVQDADVHQLTTADLNVVTDRRPTESELIAMQLAWTVCKHVKSNAIVFANGEQTLGVGAGQMNRVDSVRIAAMRAERFNLPLKGSALASDAFFPFRDNVDEAAAFGVSAIIQPGGSIKDDESIAAANEHGIAMAFTGIRHFKH, from the coding sequence ATGAGCGAATTACGCAAGATCAAACGAGCTCTCTTGAGCGTTTCGGATAAGCAAGGTTTGGCGGACTTTGCCGCATCACTGGCTCGTCACGGCGTCGAGATCGTATCGACGGGCGGCACCGCAAAGACGCTCCGCGACAGCGGCCTTAAGGTAATTGACGTATCGGAAGTCACCGGGTTTCCGGAAATGATGGACGGCCGTGTAAAGACTCTGCACCCCAAGATGCACGGCGCATTTCTCGCTCTTCGCGATAATGCCGGTCACGTTGCGTCAATGAACGAACACGGCATCGAGCCGATCGATATGGTGGTCGTCAATCTTTATCCGTTTGAAGAAACGATCGCAGATGATGGCGTCGATCTCGAAGTTGCGGTCGAGAATATCGATATCGGCGGCCCCGCAATGATCCGCTCGGCTTCCAAAAACTGGCGTGACGTCGCGGTCGTCACGGACGTCCGTTTGTATGACGAGATCATCGGTGAAATGGACGCTAACGAAGGCTCGATATCACTTGAAACGCGTTCGCGGCTCGCGGCTCTCGCATTTACGCGGACGGCCAGCTACGATCTGGCGATTTCATCGTATCTTGCCCGTCAGCTCTCAAACGAAGACCTTGAGCTCCTAGAACCACTCAATCCGCTCGGTGGCCTTATGTTCATCGAAGCCGATGACGAAGAGTCAGAAGCTCCTGCCTCCGTTAGCGGCCAGACATCGGACAACAGCGGAATGCCCGAATTCCAGATCATCGAACTCGCCAAGGTCGCGGACCTGCGTTACGGCGAAAACCCGCATCAGCGTGCCGCATTGTATGACGACGGCACCGGCGGCGGCATTGCCGGAGCGGAGCAACTGCACGGCAAAGAGATGTCGTTCAACAACTATGTCGATGCCGAGGCGGCGTGGAATCTCGTCGCCGATCTCGACACACGCGGCGTCGCGATCATCAAGCACACCAATCCGTCGGGCGTAGGCATCGGCAACGCAAATATCGACGCTTACCGACGGGCGCTCGCGACCGATCCGGTCTCGGCATTCGGCGGCATTGTCGCTTTTAATCGAAAGGTCGACGCGGAAGTTGCACGCTCGGTCATAGAAGTTTTTTCTGAAGTCATCGTCGCCCCCGACTACGATCCCGACGCCCTCGAATTATTCAAGAGTAAAAAGAACCTACGCGTGCTGCGAGTGCACGACTGTAACGGAGTTCGCAGGGAGTATGGCTCAACTCTCGAGTACAAACAGTTGGGTGGAGGATTTCTCGTACAGGACGCCGACGTTCATCAATTAACTACGGCCGATCTTAACGTCGTCACCGATCGACGACCGACCGAGTCAGAATTGATCGCGATGCAATTGGCCTGGACGGTGTGCAAGCACGTCAAATCGAACGCGATCGTCTTTGCCAACGGTGAGCAAACGCTTGGCGTTGGTGCCGGTCAGATGAACCGTGTGGATTCTGTGAGAATCGCCGCGATGCGTGCCGAGCGGTTCAATTTGCCGCTCAAAGGCTCGGCACTCGCGTCTGACGCGTTTTTTCCGTTTCGCGACAATGTCGACGAAGCCGCCGCTTTCGGCGTCTCAGCCATCATCCAACCGGGGGGTTCGATCAAGGACGACGAGTCGATCGCCGCCGCAAACGAGCACGGCATCGCGATGGCATTCACCGGCATCCGGCACTTCAAGCACTGA
- a CDS encoding nuclear transport factor 2 family protein, whose protein sequence is MNKLTYTLLVATIAMIAAACGAPAENKPANAANTNANANLAKPVATAPTKEALFDMDKKANEAWFKGDKAYFEANLSDKFVSFEQGMRMNKAELAGMIGSVKCDVKTWNIEDPQMFKINDDTYVTTYKGTFDGSCTGPDGATMKLPSPTRASSIYIRDGDQWKGAFHSETLIIDPKAPPPAPAKQEAKKVEPKKDAETAAKEEANKPKPSPNTDAIVKLHTAGWEAFKNKDAKAFGDIMSANMALIDPLGGYLSGKEAVIKQWTETMKCEGINKVGVADGFATALSPTVELLTLKGTADGTCDGQTNGPIFQSAVYVKEGDAWKLAFMFESPAM, encoded by the coding sequence ATGAACAAATTGACCTATACGCTATTAGTCGCAACGATCGCGATGATCGCCGCCGCCTGCGGGGCACCCGCGGAGAATAAGCCGGCAAACGCCGCTAACACCAACGCCAACGCCAACCTGGCGAAACCCGTCGCAACCGCGCCGACCAAGGAAGCCCTGTTCGATATGGACAAAAAGGCGAACGAAGCTTGGTTCAAGGGCGACAAGGCATATTTCGAGGCCAACCTATCCGACAAATTCGTCTCGTTTGAGCAAGGAATGCGTATGAATAAGGCCGAGCTGGCCGGAATGATCGGTTCCGTAAAATGCGACGTCAAGACCTGGAACATCGAAGATCCGCAGATGTTCAAGATCAACGATGACACGTATGTGACGACCTACAAGGGTACCTTTGACGGCAGCTGCACAGGCCCGGACGGAGCGACGATGAAACTGCCGAGCCCGACGCGAGCCTCCAGCATATACATCCGCGACGGTGACCAATGGAAGGGAGCGTTTCACAGCGAGACGCTGATCATCGACCCGAAAGCACCACCACCGGCACCCGCCAAGCAAGAGGCGAAGAAAGTAGAGCCTAAGAAGGACGCCGAGACCGCCGCTAAGGAAGAAGCCAACAAACCGAAGCCGAGCCCAAACACCGACGCCATCGTCAAACTGCATACCGCCGGCTGGGAAGCTTTTAAGAACAAAGATGCCAAGGCGTTCGGCGATATAATGTCAGCAAATATGGCACTCATCGATCCGCTCGGCGGCTATCTGTCGGGGAAGGAAGCGGTCATCAAACAGTGGACTGAAACAATGAAGTGCGAGGGCATCAACAAGGTCGGCGTTGCCGACGGATTTGCCACCGCTCTGTCGCCGACGGTCGAGTTGCTTACGCTCAAGGGTACCGCCGACGGCACTTGCGATGGGCAAACGAACGGCCCGATCTTCCAGTCCGCCGTTTATGTCAAAGAGGGCGATGCCTGGAAACTCGCTTTTATGTTCGAGTCGCCCGCAATGTAA
- a CDS encoding nuclear transport factor 2 family protein, whose translation MTKFTTFALTTAAAFILTACGAPAGNNAPATNAAPNPNANTAKPVAAAPTKEALMTIEKAGWEAWKTRDPKWNQDNLSDKSVGFSMKDGRQDKAGMMKAFGEAKCEIKSYSMSDDTMRMIGPDVAVLTFKGTQDGTCDGTKVPAAVWSSSVYVREGEKWKSLLYLENEVVDPKAAPKPAAVAKKEAAQAAEAKPDALTEALMSVEKAGWDAWVKRDAKGVESVMGKDFVYLSGMGPLDRAAALKNWSEPKCEGLEYTFSDPKAVSLTADVALVTYKADAKGKCDGKPVTPSVWVASFDMKEGDVWKNAFYTDIPR comes from the coding sequence ATGACCAAGTTCACAACTTTTGCATTGACCACAGCGGCAGCTTTCATCTTGACGGCCTGCGGCGCACCTGCGGGCAACAATGCCCCGGCGACTAACGCCGCACCAAACCCCAACGCCAACACTGCTAAACCGGTCGCAGCAGCACCGACCAAAGAGGCCCTAATGACAATCGAAAAGGCCGGTTGGGAGGCATGGAAAACAAGGGATCCTAAATGGAACCAAGACAACCTTTCGGACAAGTCCGTCGGTTTCAGCATGAAGGACGGCCGTCAGGATAAAGCCGGGATGATGAAAGCCTTCGGCGAAGCGAAGTGCGAGATCAAGAGCTATTCGATGTCGGATGACACAATGCGCATGATCGGCCCCGATGTCGCAGTCCTGACCTTCAAGGGAACTCAAGACGGCACATGTGACGGCACGAAGGTCCCTGCGGCGGTATGGTCTTCGAGCGTTTATGTCCGCGAAGGCGAAAAGTGGAAATCATTGCTCTACTTAGAGAATGAGGTCGTTGACCCCAAGGCAGCCCCGAAACCGGCAGCTGTAGCTAAGAAAGAGGCGGCCCAGGCTGCCGAAGCCAAACCTGATGCTCTGACAGAAGCCCTGATGTCGGTCGAAAAGGCCGGCTGGGACGCATGGGTGAAACGTGACGCTAAAGGCGTCGAATCGGTCATGGGCAAGGACTTTGTTTACCTGTCCGGCATGGGCCCTCTTGATCGTGCCGCGGCATTAAAGAACTGGTCCGAGCCAAAATGCGAGGGTCTCGAATATACATTCAGCGATCCCAAAGCGGTTTCGCTCACCGCAGATGTCGCTCTCGTCACCTACAAAGCCGACGCGAAAGGCAAATGCGACGGCAAACCCGTTACACCTTCCGTCTGGGTCGCTTCGTTTGATATGAAAGAAGGCGATGTGTGGAAGAACGCGTTCTACACAGACATTCCCCGCTAA
- a CDS encoding ComEC/Rec2 family competence protein — translation MILICVVSGIAAIILRTKPIATAIVLIAFFTAGMISVQVENSGVRSNRIRSLIDNGLVATDSPVELEGVVFRAPEPQSEGMVVDIDTSNIIYRGSDRSVAGRVRLYLPQTSEPISSIRDLNYGSRIRVTCRISRDDAFQNPGVRNRKEMLDRIGIDATCSVKSDLLVEEVSVESVFLPLKWIYDVRSNLIRIFQRELTQPTAGVMIASLLGNRYFLDKNTAELFREGGTFHILVISGLHITFFGGLLLFFVRLFTGNRWIQFVVTTSIIWSYTLAVGGDLPVTRAAIMFTVLLFAYVIHRNGTPLNSLGGCVLFLLVLRPSDLFDPSFQLTFVSVGSIVVLAYPLIEKLRQIGSWTPTQDAPFPPNVPKWLRRTCEIVFWNPDAWSVEINQHVWSASLYRSELPEWWLRGGLQRGLRYISEGVIVSLIVQICMLPLSIVYFHRVTVSAVFLNLWVGFWIAIGSLSAVLGSLFLAIGRLLAVPFFKTAELTNVVLQSAPEIFAENGWASFRLTAYSGTGTVIYFIYFVPIVLLAYGLAVWNPMATRSPKSRDVNVFSAAGAAVALLAILLITHPFSSDRPDGRLHVDFLDVGQGDSTLVTFPNGTTMLVDGGGRLDYRGKDGEGDDFEPDIRGIGEAVVSEVLWQKGLSHIDYIVATHADADHIQGLTDIARNFHVSKALIARWPSDDPDFKAFADKVRQRGIPFEFVSRGEAFRFGDVAVEVLLPFADERLNEPWGNDQSIVLRISMGSRSFLLTGDIEAVAERQLLGGGGTLRADVVKVPHHGSRTSSTQEFIDAVQASQAVISVGRRSPFGHPHRDVVERWQAAGVGVMTTGERGMISISTDGRELKVATFIP, via the coding sequence TTGATTTTGATCTGCGTCGTTAGCGGAATCGCCGCTATTATTCTCCGAACCAAACCGATAGCAACAGCAATAGTCCTGATTGCGTTTTTCACGGCCGGGATGATTTCCGTGCAAGTCGAAAACAGCGGTGTCCGATCAAACCGAATTCGAAGCCTGATCGACAACGGCCTAGTTGCAACCGATTCACCGGTTGAATTGGAGGGCGTAGTTTTTCGGGCACCGGAACCTCAATCCGAGGGGATGGTCGTGGATATTGATACATCAAATATAATCTATCGTGGATCCGACCGATCGGTTGCCGGTCGTGTCCGATTGTATCTGCCGCAGACGTCTGAGCCGATATCGAGCATCCGGGATCTGAATTATGGTTCGCGAATACGCGTGACGTGCCGTATTTCCCGCGACGATGCGTTTCAAAACCCCGGTGTTCGGAACAGAAAGGAAATGCTCGACAGAATCGGGATCGATGCGACGTGTAGCGTCAAAAGCGATCTCCTTGTCGAAGAGGTGTCAGTTGAGAGTGTCTTTTTGCCTTTGAAATGGATCTACGACGTACGCTCCAATTTGATCAGGATCTTTCAAAGGGAGTTGACGCAACCCACGGCAGGAGTAATGATCGCCTCGCTTCTCGGCAATCGGTATTTTCTCGACAAAAATACCGCCGAGCTTTTCCGTGAAGGCGGAACGTTTCACATTCTGGTTATTTCAGGTCTGCATATCACATTCTTCGGCGGATTGTTGCTGTTTTTCGTGAGACTGTTCACCGGAAATCGCTGGATTCAGTTTGTCGTGACAACGTCCATAATATGGTCGTACACACTTGCGGTCGGGGGCGATCTGCCGGTGACGAGAGCGGCGATAATGTTCACCGTATTGCTGTTTGCATATGTAATACATAGAAATGGGACGCCATTGAATTCTCTGGGCGGGTGTGTACTTTTTTTGCTTGTGTTGCGGCCATCGGATCTATTTGACCCATCATTTCAATTGACATTCGTTAGCGTGGGATCGATCGTCGTTTTAGCGTATCCGTTGATCGAAAAGCTGAGGCAGATCGGTAGTTGGACTCCGACGCAGGACGCACCTTTCCCCCCAAATGTTCCTAAGTGGCTTCGAAGGACGTGCGAGATCGTATTTTGGAATCCGGACGCGTGGTCGGTCGAGATAAACCAACACGTTTGGTCTGCCTCGCTCTACCGTTCCGAACTTCCTGAGTGGTGGCTTCGAGGCGGGTTGCAGCGGGGGTTACGTTACATTTCCGAGGGAGTGATCGTCTCGTTGATAGTCCAGATATGTATGCTGCCGCTTAGTATTGTTTACTTTCATAGAGTTACGGTCTCGGCGGTATTTCTAAATCTTTGGGTAGGTTTTTGGATCGCGATCGGGAGCTTATCGGCAGTACTTGGATCTCTATTCCTCGCAATCGGCAGGCTCTTAGCGGTTCCATTTTTCAAGACTGCGGAATTAACTAATGTGGTTTTGCAATCGGCTCCGGAGATCTTCGCGGAAAATGGCTGGGCAAGTTTCCGTTTAACTGCGTATTCCGGGACAGGCACCGTGATCTATTTTATATATTTTGTGCCGATCGTGCTTTTGGCGTATGGGCTTGCGGTATGGAATCCGATGGCGACACGATCGCCGAAATCACGCGACGTAAATGTTTTCAGTGCGGCGGGTGCGGCTGTCGCACTGCTCGCTATCTTGTTGATCACACATCCATTTAGTTCGGATAGGCCCGATGGGAGGCTTCACGTCGACTTTTTGGATGTCGGACAGGGCGACTCGACTCTGGTGACGTTTCCAAATGGAACGACGATGCTGGTGGATGGCGGCGGGCGGCTCGACTATCGCGGAAAGGACGGCGAGGGCGACGATTTCGAACCGGATATACGCGGTATTGGCGAAGCGGTCGTTTCCGAAGTTCTTTGGCAGAAGGGACTTTCACATATCGACTATATTGTCGCGACTCACGCTGACGCCGATCATATTCAAGGGCTTACCGATATTGCCCGCAATTTCCACGTCAGTAAGGCACTGATCGCCCGCTGGCCCTCTGACGATCCCGATTTTAAGGCGTTTGCGGACAAGGTGCGGCAACGCGGCATCCCGTTCGAATTTGTTTCACGCGGGGAAGCGTTCCGCTTTGGCGATGTGGCGGTCGAGGTACTTCTGCCCTTTGCGGACGAAAGGCTGAATGAACCCTGGGGCAACGATCAGTCGATAGTACTTCGGATCTCGATGGGCAGCCGTTCATTTTTATTGACCGGCGACATCGAGGCAGTGGCCGAGCGGCAACTATTGGGCGGCGGTGGGACGCTCCGGGCGGATGTCGTAAAGGTCCCGCATCACGGCAGCCGCACATCTTCGACGCAGGAATTCATTGATGCCGTTCAAGCCTCACAAGCGGTGATCTCGGTCGGGCGACGCTCACCTTTTGGGCATCCCCATCGTGACGTCGTCGAGCGATGGCAGGCGGCGGGTGTCGGTGTGATGACCACCGGCGAACGTGGAATGATCTCGATCTCGACGGACGGACGGGAGCTAAAGGTCGCAACGTTTATTCCATAA
- a CDS encoding helix-hairpin-helix domain-containing protein gives MEQASNRIPQSPSAVNINTATVAELEKLPYIGRKTAEAIVEFRTANGPFRRVEQILQVRGVSESRFKVLRDSIKTE, from the coding sequence GTGGAGCAGGCTTCCAACCGAATTCCTCAATCGCCGAGTGCGGTAAACATAAACACGGCAACGGTGGCTGAACTCGAGAAACTGCCGTATATCGGTCGTAAAACGGCGGAGGCGATCGTCGAGTTTCGAACGGCGAACGGGCCGTTTCGTCGCGTTGAGCAGATACTGCAGGTCCGCGGGGTGAGTGAATCCCGTTTCAAGGTTCTGCGAGATTCGATCAAAACTGAGTGA
- a CDS encoding DNA translocase FtsK 4TM domain-containing protein: protein MKVCPTCNETYKDDDINFCLADGTTLLKKKGGKAAKHSRFNEVVAVIVGVLAVLIFLSLVTSSPDDRSLISTGVGLPSTKNWVGVVGANIAAVLLSGFGWTAYLIPILITLMAWRVFLSDTLVPSISRVAGYIFFAVSLSGLISLVGGYGAIIGEAAALGTAYFISKIGAGILLSAVLICSILLITNFTLNGFLSHFDVAWENLRIRIDEWRANRRASEPADDSARKRADKRREKREHIGDAVPPTISVGDVEAMAKAQAAAAALREEPLFADEPIDSIPTIDTREEQYETRKVLDPEIENIPIKAKKARDEPNEDPTFEEQENVARVGKPTAAQDYENYILPGSELLSEVPPALTHKESELRDVATLLAKKTAEFNVPGKVVHIAPGPVVTTFEFKPDAGVKYSRVTGLVDDLCLALRAPSIRIDRIPGKAYVGIEVPNIKRETIFLREVIESTKFTDSKSLLTLGLGKTIDGAKYVTDLAKMPHLLIAGATGAGKSVGVNTLVMSILYKAKPDEVKFIMVDPKRLELGLYADIPHLSTPIITDPKKAATALRWAVTEMERRYKDLAGYAVRNIDGYNEKIKLYKAEGRLDDNGEPYRKLPYIVIIIDELADLMMVAGKEVEESITRLAQMARAVGIHLVLATQRPSVDVITGLIKANFPARISFRVSSKVDSRTIIDGNGAEALLGQGDMLFLPPGNSNVTRVHGAYVDENEIGKVVEFAKAQGRPEYDRTITVSQEEIEDDGELPGRRDPLFHDALKCVVQAKRGSTSLLQRHLRVGYGRAAAILDAMVREGYIGEMDGSTRARPILEKAYEYLQDLSEMENEQ, encoded by the coding sequence ATGAAAGTTTGCCCGACATGTAACGAGACCTACAAGGACGACGACATCAATTTTTGTCTCGCGGACGGCACCACTCTGCTCAAGAAAAAGGGGGGTAAGGCTGCAAAGCATTCGCGCTTCAATGAGGTTGTCGCGGTGATCGTCGGGGTTTTAGCGGTGCTCATTTTCCTTTCACTGGTGACCAGCAGTCCGGATGACCGTTCGTTGATCTCGACCGGTGTCGGTTTGCCATCGACCAAAAACTGGGTCGGGGTCGTCGGCGCAAACATCGCCGCCGTTCTGTTGAGTGGCTTTGGGTGGACGGCTTATCTGATCCCGATACTCATTACGTTGATGGCCTGGCGTGTATTTTTATCAGACACGCTCGTGCCGAGTATTTCGCGAGTTGCAGGTTATATCTTCTTTGCTGTCTCGCTATCGGGGCTGATCTCGCTTGTAGGCGGATACGGAGCGATCATCGGCGAGGCGGCGGCTCTCGGCACTGCATATTTTATCAGTAAGATCGGGGCAGGCATATTGCTCTCGGCGGTGCTGATCTGTTCGATTTTACTGATCACCAATTTTACGTTAAACGGTTTCCTTAGCCATTTCGATGTTGCTTGGGAAAACTTGCGAATTCGTATTGATGAATGGCGGGCAAACCGCAGAGCAAGCGAGCCGGCGGACGATTCGGCACGAAAGCGTGCGGACAAGCGACGCGAAAAACGCGAGCATATCGGTGATGCGGTGCCACCGACGATCTCTGTGGGCGATGTCGAGGCAATGGCAAAGGCACAAGCCGCCGCCGCCGCGTTGCGAGAAGAGCCGCTGTTTGCGGACGAACCGATCGACTCGATCCCGACCATCGATACCCGCGAAGAGCAGTATGAGACGCGTAAAGTACTTGACCCCGAGATCGAAAATATTCCTATCAAGGCGAAAAAGGCCCGCGATGAGCCGAACGAAGATCCCACATTTGAGGAGCAAGAAAACGTGGCCAGGGTGGGCAAGCCGACGGCGGCTCAGGACTATGAGAACTACATCCTGCCCGGTTCGGAGCTTCTCTCGGAAGTCCCGCCCGCGTTGACCCATAAGGAATCCGAGCTTCGGGATGTTGCGACTCTGCTTGCGAAAAAGACGGCTGAGTTCAACGTTCCGGGCAAGGTCGTACACATTGCTCCCGGGCCGGTCGTGACGACATTTGAATTCAAGCCTGATGCTGGCGTCAAATATTCACGCGTTACTGGACTGGTGGATGATCTTTGTCTGGCTCTGAGAGCTCCGTCGATACGTATCGATCGAATCCCGGGCAAGGCGTACGTTGGAATCGAGGTGCCTAATATCAAGCGTGAGACCATCTTTCTACGCGAAGTGATCGAGTCGACAAAATTTACCGACTCTAAGTCACTGCTCACGCTCGGGCTCGGCAAGACGATCGACGGGGCGAAGTACGTTACGGACCTCGCGAAGATGCCGCACCTTTTGATCGCGGGAGCGACCGGGGCTGGCAAATCGGTCGGCGTCAATACGCTGGTGATGTCGATCCTCTACAAGGCGAAACCTGACGAAGTAAAGTTCATAATGGTCGACCCCAAGCGGCTCGAGCTTGGGCTGTATGCCGACATTCCGCATCTGTCGACGCCGATCATCACTGACCCGAAAAAGGCGGCGACGGCATTGCGTTGGGCGGTGACCGAGATGGAACGCCGTTACAAGGACCTTGCCGGCTACGCGGTCCGTAATATCGACGGCTACAACGAAAAGATCAAGCTATATAAGGCCGAGGGCCGGCTCGATGATAATGGCGAACCTTACCGCAAGCTACCATACATCGTCATCATCATTGACGAACTCGCCGATCTGATGATGGTTGCCGGTAAAGAGGTCGAAGAATCGATAACGCGTCTTGCACAGATGGCTCGCGCGGTGGGGATCCATCTGGTGCTCGCGACCCAGCGTCCGTCGGTGGATGTCATTACCGGACTGATCAAGGCGAACTTTCCGGCACGTATCTCATTTCGCGTCTCCAGCAAGGTCGATAGCAGGACGATCATCGATGGCAATGGGGCTGAGGCTCTGCTCGGTCAGGGCGATATGCTATTTTTGCCGCCCGGCAACAGCAATGTCACGCGGGTCCACGGTGCCTATGTCGATGAAAACGAGATCGGGAAGGTGGTCGAATTTGCCAAGGCACAGGGCCGCCCCGAATACGACCGGACGATTACCGTCTCACAGGAGGAAATCGAGGACGATGGCGAACTGCCCGGACGCCGCGACCCGCTCTTTCACGACGCCCTCAAGTGTGTTGTCCAGGCCAAACGCGGTTCGACCAGCTTGCTCCAACGCCATCTGCGGGTCGGTTACGGCCGTGCCGCTGCCATACTCGACGCAATGGTCCGCGAGGGCTATATCGGCGAAATGGACGGCTCGACCCGTGCCCGACCGATCCTCGAAAAGGCCTACGAATACCTCCAGGACCTCTCGGAAATGGAGAATGAGCAGTAG
- the prfB gene encoding peptide chain release factor 2, which produces MTAENAEKNKEWNSQTYKQNSTTSKIKLHNLGGFFDAPAKLAELERSEKLISAPGFWDDQATAQKVVQRRSLLEKALSRHAAFETGVSDAEVLFEFAAEDPDSAIELVKLIDKLESDVDLAQTESLLSGETDANNAICSIQAGAGGTDAQDFAQMLLRMYLRWCEKKGFKAEIIDEQSGSEAGLKSATFRVAGDYAYGLLATEAGVHRLVRISPFNSGGSRETSFASMFVSPEIDENIEVNIEDKDLRIDTYRSSGAGGQHVNVTDSAVRITHLPTNIVVTCQNQRSQIQNRAVAMQVLRSKLYELELEKRRESASELEATKQDISFGSQIRNYVLHPYRLVKDTRTKHETSDVDAVLDGDIDEFIKEFLMYKKGGSTSK; this is translated from the coding sequence GTGACCGCGGAGAACGCTGAGAAAAACAAAGAATGGAACTCACAGACCTACAAACAAAATTCGACGACATCAAAGATAAAGTTACACAACTTGGGAGGTTTCTTTGACGCACCTGCAAAGCTTGCTGAGTTAGAGCGATCCGAAAAACTAATTTCCGCGCCCGGTTTTTGGGACGATCAGGCGACTGCCCAAAAAGTCGTTCAGCGGCGGAGTCTGCTCGAAAAGGCTCTGTCCAGGCACGCGGCGTTTGAGACGGGCGTTTCGGACGCTGAGGTTTTGTTCGAATTTGCGGCCGAAGACCCCGATTCGGCGATCGAACTTGTAAAACTGATCGACAAGCTTGAGTCCGACGTCGATCTCGCCCAGACCGAGAGCCTTCTTTCCGGTGAAACGGACGCGAACAACGCGATCTGCTCGATCCAGGCCGGTGCGGGCGGCACGGACGCTCAGGATTTTGCACAGATGCTGCTCCGGATGTATTTGCGTTGGTGCGAAAAGAAAGGATTTAAGGCCGAGATCATCGACGAGCAATCGGGAAGTGAGGCGGGCCTGAAGTCGGCGACATTTCGCGTCGCAGGCGATTACGCTTATGGATTGCTCGCAACCGAAGCAGGCGTTCATCGGCTGGTGCGGATTTCGCCGTTCAACTCGGGCGGCAGCCGCGAGACTTCGTTCGCTTCGATGTTCGTGAGCCCTGAGATCGATGAGAATATCGAGGTCAATATCGAGGACAAAGATCTCCGCATAGACACATATCGCTCCTCCGGTGCGGGCGGCCAGCACGTCAATGTTACAGACTCAGCTGTAAGAATCACGCATCTTCCGACCAATATTGTGGTAACGTGTCAGAACCAGCGTTCGCAGATACAAAATCGTGCGGTCGCGATGCAGGTGCTGAGGTCGAAGCTGTATGAGCTGGAACTCGAAAAACGTCGCGAGTCGGCGTCGGAACTCGAGGCTACCAAACAAGATATTTCGTTCGGCTCGCAGATACGCAATTACGTGCTTCACCCGTACCGTTTGGTCAAAGATACGCGAACCAAGCACGAAACGTCGGACGTCGACGCGGTACTGGATGGCGATATCGACGAATTTATCAAAGAGTTTTTAATGTATAAGAAAGGTGGATCCACGTCGAAATAA